The Cellulosimicrobium cellulans genome contains the following window.
TTGCCGTAGACCTCGAGCAGGACCCAGTCGCACGTGCCCGCGCTGACGGTGAAGACGTTGCCCGTCCGGGTCACGTCGAACGTGCAGGGGCCGCCGTCGTACGGCGCGGCTACCGCGGACGGTGCCACGGCGACGGCCGCGGCGACGAGGGCGGAGACGACCAGGGTGCGCTGGCGTGTGGTTCGCATGGAGCTCCTTCGCTCGGGGTGGTGGGCCTGCCCGGCCCGGTCCCAGTCCACCCCGGCGCGCCGTGCCCGGGCATCCGGGAAAACCCGGCTCGCGACCCGTACCCGGTACGCGGTCTCCCTCACGCGCCGCCGGTGAACCCCGTCTGCCGCCACGCCTCGTAGACGGCGATCGAGGCCGCGTTGGTGAGGTTGAGGGAGCGGCGCCCGGGGAGCATGGGGATCTTGAGCTGGTCGGTGATCCGCTCGTGGGCGAGCACGTCGTCGGGCAGCCCCGTCGGCTCGGGGCCGAACAGCAGGACGTCGTCCGGCCGGTAGGTCACGTCGGTGAACGACGTCGTCGCGCGCGTCGTGAACGCGAAGACCCGGCCGGGAAGGGTCGCGAGCGCGGCGTCCAGGTCCGCGTGGACCTCGACGGCCGCGAGGTCGTGGTAGTCGAGACCCGCGCGGCGCAGCTTGGGCTCGTCCAGGTCGAACCCGAGCGGCTCGACGAGGTGCAGACGCGCCCCGGTCACCGCCGCGAGGCGGATCGCGTTGCCCGTGTTGCCGGGGATGCGCGGCTCGTAGAACACCACGTGGGGCAGGGCCGACGGCGGTCGGGCGGCCGGGTCGGCGACGTGCGGCCGCCAGTCGGTGCGGGGGTCGGGGGTCTCGCTCACGCACCGATTCTCGCAGCGTCGCGGGACGGGTAGCGTCGGTGGGACCGTCGACGAACGATCGAGGAGGCTCCCGTGGCCGAGGCCGTCCACCGCGAGGCCGTGACGGCCTGGGTCGCCGCGTACGAGGTGGCGTGGCGCGCGAGCGACACGACCGCCGTCGGGCGGCTGTTCACCCCGGACGCGACGTACCTGCGCTCGCCCTACGACGAGGAGCCGCTGCGCGGCCACGAGGAGATCCGCGGCTTCTGGACCGCGGACGAGGGCGCGACCTTCAGGGTGACGGCGGAACCCGTCGCGGTCGAGTGGCCGGACGCGGTCGTGCGCCTCGAGGTCCGGTACCTCGCGCCGGAGGAGCAGGAGTACCGCGACCTGTGGGTGCTCCGGTTCGCGCCCGACGGGCGCGTGGCGCACTTCGAGGAGTGGCCGTACTGGCCCGGGAGGACGTACACGGCGTCCGACGGGTCGTAGCGCGTCACGCCCCGAGCGCGGCCGCCTTGCGGCGCAGCAGGTCCTGCTCGCGCGCGTTGGGGCACAGCCGCACGGCGAGCTCGTACTCCGCGCGCGCCTCCTCGACGCGGCCGAGGCGGCCGAGCAGCTCGGCGCGCACGCTCGGCAGGAGGTGGAACCCGGGCAGGCGGTCGGTCGCGACGAGCTCGTCGACGATCGGCAGCGCCGCCGCCGGGCCGTGCGCCATCGCCACGGCCACGGCCCGGTTGAGCTCGACCACGGGCGACGGCGCGAGCCGCCCCAGCGCCTCGTAGAGGAGCACGACGCGGTCCCAGTCCGTCTCGTCGACCGAAGGGGCCACCGCGTGGCACTCGGCGATCGCGGCCTGGAGGCCGTAGGCGCCGCGGCCGTGGCCGGGCGGCCCCACCGCGTCGGCGCGGGCGAGCGCCGCGCGGCCGCGCCGGATCGCGGACCGGTCCCAGTGCCGTCGGTCCTGGTCGGCGAGCAGGACGGGTTCGCCGTCGGACGTCGTGCGGGCGGGGAACCGCGCGGCGGTGAGCTCGAGGAGCGCGACGAGCGAGTGCGCCTCGTGCTCGTCGGGGACCAGGCCCGCGAGGACGCGCGCGAGCCGGAGCGCCTCGTGGGCGAGGTCGGGGCGCAGCCAGTCCTCGCCGGTCGTGGCCGTGGACCCCTCCGTGAAGATCACGTACAGGACGTGGAGGACGGAGCCGAGGCGCTCGCGCCGCTCGTCCGCCGGGGGGACGCCGAACGGCACGCCGGCCGCGGCGAGGGTCTTCTTGGCGCGCGTGATGCGGGCCTGGACCGTCGCGGTGGGCACGAGGAACGCGCGCGCGACCTCGTCGCTCGAGAGGCCGCCGACCACGCGCAGGGTGAGCGCGACGCGCGCCTCGGGCGAGAGCACCGGGTGGCACGCGACGAACATGAGGGCCAGCACGTCGTCGTCGACCTGGTCGGGGTCCCACGGCAGGTCGGCGCCCGCCCCGCCCGTGGGGTCCGACGGCGGCCCACCGGTCACGACGGCGCCCTCGCCCAGGCCGTGGGCGAGGGACGCGTAGCGCTCGTCGAGGGCGGCACGGCGGCGGAACGCGTCGATCGCGCGACGCCTGCCGACCGTGAGGAGCCACCCGGAGGGGTTGCGCGGCACGCCGTCGCGGGGCCACGCGACGAGCGCCTCGGCGAGCGCCTCCTGGGCGACGTCCTCGGCGAGCGCGAAGTCGCCGGTGTACCGGGCGAGCGCCCCGACGATCCGTGCGGACTCGATGCGCCACACGGCCTCGACCGCGCGCCGGCCCGGGTCGGTCTGACTCGGGCCGACACCCGGACCGGCGCCCGCGTCGGGCGCGCTCACAGCTGGCCGGTCGCCTCGCGCCACGCCCGCTCCTTGCGGATCCACTCGTTGTCCTGCGGGAACTCGTCGATGGTCGTGACGCGGCGGACCTCGACCTTGGCCCCGGGGCCGGAGTACGGGAGCCGCTTGGCCCACTCGACGGCCTCCTCCTTGGACGCGACGTCGAGGACGTAGTAGCCGCCGAACAGCTCCTTGGTCTCCCCGTACGGGCCGTCGGTCACGACGGGCACGTCGGCCGAGAGGTCGACGACCACGCCCTGCCCGGCGTCGTCCAGCCCCTCGGCCGCGAGCAGGACGCCCGCCCGGATGAGCTCGTCGTTGAACCGCCCGATGGTCTCGAGCATCTCGTCGAACGAGACGTCCTCGAACGCCGCCTGGCTCTCGTCGCTGCCACGCATGATGAGCATGTACTTCATCGTCGTCTCCTGGTGTCGGCGGGCCGGACCTCCCGACCCTCTCATCCTCAGGTCGAACGGGAACCCGCGAGATCGACACGAGCACCCGCGACCTCGTGGAGCGTGTCGAGGACGGCCCGGGCCGGGGGCGTTCCGACCACGGCGTCGCGCAGCACGGCGTGGATCGAGCGCACCGGTGCGGGCCGGACCACGGGGACGGCGAGCAGCCCGGGCGGCAGGTGCGCGGCGCCGAGAGCGGGCAGGACCGTGACCCCGACCCCGGCGCCGACGAACGCGATCGCCGTGGGATAGTCGTGCGCCTCGACGTGGAACGGCGGGCTGAACCCGGCGGCCGTGCACGCCTCGACGAGGTTGCGGCGGCACCAGCCGCGCGCGAAGTCGTTGTCGACCCAGCGCTCGTCGCGCAGCTCGACGAGCTCGACCTCGTCCCGGTGCGCCAGGTGGTGGTCGTCGCGCAGCACGACGACGTACGGGTCGTCGAGCAGGTGGTGCGTCCGGAACCCGCTCCCGGGGTCGAACCCGCGCGGCGCGACGACGAGCTGGACGTCCGCCCGCTCGTCGGGGTCGTCCGGGATGGTCTCGCGCAGCGACAGGTCGAGACGGACGCCGGGGAAGTCGGCCGTGAGCCGGCGCACGACGTGCGGCAGCCAGGCGGCGCCCACCGACGCGAAGTAGGCGAGCGAGAGCGAGCCGGTCCGTCCCGCGCGCAGGTCCGCGACGACGGCCTCGGCCTCGCCGAGGCGCGCGAGCACGCCGTCGGCCTGGGCCGCGAGCGCGAGCCCGGACGCGGTGGGCCGCACGCCGCGGCCGGCCCGTTCGAGCAGCGTGAGGCCGGTCTCGCGCTGGAGCGCGGCGACGTGCTGGCTCACGGCGGACGGCGTGTACCCGAGCGTGGCGGCGGCGGCCTGGACCGACCCGCTCGCGACGACGGAGCGGAAGATCCGCAGGCGGTGGACGTCCAGCATCCCCCCACGCTACAGCCAGACTGAATCGAGCGGAAGGAATCCGTGCTGGTGCTGAACGGTCCGGCGGCGCGACGATCGAGTGGTGACCGCACCCGAGACCGCCGCCCCGTCCGTCGTCGACCCGTCCGACGCCGCGCCGGGACCCCTTCCTGGCGCTGCGCCCGTGCCGAGGGCTGGGGTGCTGGTCGTCGCGGCCGTCGCCGTCACGGTGGTGCTGTGGGCGTCGGCGTTCATCGGCGTCCGCGCCGCCGGGCACGACTACGCCCCAGGCGCGCTCGCGCTCGGCCGCCAGCTCGCGGGCAGCGTCGGGCTCACCGTCATCGTCGCCGTGCGGTGGTGGCGGAGCGGGCGCCGGCCCGTCCTCCCGCGCGGTCGCGTGCTCGTCGCCGTCCTCGCGTGGGGCGTGGGGTGGTTCAGCCTCTACAACCTCGCGCTCAACGCCGCCGAGCAGCACCTCGACGCGGGGACGACGGCGCTGCTCGTCAACGTCGCGCCCGTCCTCGTCGCGGTCCTCGCGGGCCTGCTGCTCGGGGAGGGCTTCCCACGTCGCCTCCTCGTGGGCATGGCCGCGGCGTTCGCCGGGGTGGCCGTCATCGCCGCGGCGACGTCCTCGGGGGACCGCGACGTCGTCGGGGTCGCGCTCGGCCTCGCGGCCGCGGTCCTCTACGCGGGTGCCGCGACGTCGCAGAAGCGGCTGCTCGCACGCGTCGACGCGCTGACGATGACGTGGGTCGGGTGCCTCGCGGGCACCGTCGCGCTCCTGCCGTTCGCCCCGGCGCTCGCCGCCGACGCCGGGTCGGCTCCGGCGTCGTCCACGTGGGCCGTCGTGCTCCTCGGGCTCGGCCCGACGGCCGTCGCCTTCACGACGTGGGGGTACGCGCTCTCGCGCCTCAGCGCGGGTCGCGCGGCGGCGACCACGTATCTCGTCCCGCCGATCGTCGTGGTGCTGTCCTGGCTCGTGCTCGCGGAGGTCCCGGCGCCGGTCACCCTCGCGGGCGGCGCGCTGTGCCTCGCCGGGGTCGCGGTCGCGACGCTCCCGCGGCGGCGGGTCGGCCCGGCGCCGCGGGTGCCGGACGCCGGAGCCTGACCCGCCCCGGTGCGGCCCGCCTCGACACGGTCCGTCGCGGGCTCAGCCCATGCGGTCGAGGTCGGCCTCGCGCACCTCGTGGACCAGCGGCTCCCCGGCGCGGAAGCGGGCGAGCTCGTCGACGACGATCGCGCCCTGCCCGAGCCGGCCCTGCACGGTCGCGGCGGCGTGGTGCGGCGTGAGGAGCACGTTCCGCAGGCGGCGCAGCGGGTGGTCCTCGGGCAGCGGCTCGGCGTCGTAGACGTCGAGCGCGGCGCTGATCCGCCCGCTCGCGAGCTCCCGGACGAGCGCGTGCTCGTCCGTGAGCCACGACCGCGCGGTGTTGACCAGCCCGGCGTGGTCGGGCAGGAGCGCGAGCTCGTGCGCGCCCAGCAGGTGGTGGGTCTCGGGCAGGACGGGCGCGTGCAGCATCGTGACGCGGCTCGTCGCGAGGAGCTCGTGGAGCCCGACGAGCGTCGCGCCGAGCGCGGCGGCGTCGGCGGGGGAGAGGGTCGGGTCGGCGACCACGACCTCCGCGCCGAGCGCGCGCAGCACCGCGATCGCCGCGCGCCCGGTGCGCGACGCCCCGACGACGCCGACGCGCGTGCCCGCGATCTCGTACCGCGGGGGTGCGGCCTCCGCGTCGGCCCACGGGACGCCGTCGTGCAGGGCGTTGTGGAACGCCGGGACCTGGTGCAGCAGCGCGAGCGCGAACGTCACCGAGACCTCCGCGACCGGTCGCGCCATCGCCTGGCCCGCCTGCGTCACGCGGACCCCGCGAGCCCACAGCGCGGGCGTGACGAACGGCTTGACGGAGGCGCCCGTGTGCGCGACGAGCCGCAGCCCGGGGAGCCGGTCCAGGAGGTCTGCGTCCAGGGGCGGCGTGCCCCAGGAGATCACGAGCGCGTCGACACGCTCCCGCGCCGCGGGGCTCAGCCGGTCGAGCGCGGCGCCGAGCGCTCGCGGGTCGTCGACGACGTCGAACGGTCCCGCACCGGCCAGGCGCTCCCACGCGTCCGGGGCGAACAGCTCGGCGCGCAGCCACGGCGCGACCGCGACGACCGCGCGGGCCTCGGTTCCCGGACCAGGCTCCGCGACGGTCTCCACGCCGGGCGCGCCGGTCATCGCAGCCAGGCCTCGAGGTGCTCCGCGACGAGCGCGTCGTCCGCGGCGGCGAGCCACGGGTACGACGCCGTCACGCGCGTCAGCTCGTCGGCCTGCCCGGGGGAGAGGGTCTCGTCCGGATCGAGGCACCAGATGCCGGCGAGCAGGCCTTGGCGCCGCAGCACCTCGTGCACGCCCGCGATGACGCCCGCGAAGTCGTGCGCCGCGTCGAAGACGGCGGCGTTCGCGTCGGTGAGCCCGGCCGCGCGCGCGGTGAGGGTAGCGAGAGCGGCGGCGTCGGGCACGGTGACCTCGCCGTCGGGGCCGATGCCGTGCGCCGCGTGCGCGAGGGCCAGCGTCTCGACCGCGCCCCGGGTCCAGACCGCCCACTGCCCGAGCAGGCCGCCCGCGAACCGAGCCGTGAAGGTCGAGGCGCGCCCCTCGGCGTCCGTCACGGGGACGTCGAGGCGCTGCGTGAGGTCGGCGACGATCGCGTCGTCGTTGCCCGTGTACAGCGCGATCTCGTCGCCGCGACCCGACGCGGCGACGCCGCGCAGCACGTCGATCGTCCGGTAGCGGTGGAACGGCGCGGCCTTGATCGCGACGACCGCCTCGATCGACGCGTACTCGCGCCAGAAGCCGACGGACAGGCGCGGGCCACCGATCGCCTCCTGGAGGTAGAAGCCGATGACGGGCAGCACCTCGCCGACGGCGCGGGCACGGTCGA
Protein-coding sequences here:
- a CDS encoding YciI family protein produces the protein MKYMLIMRGSDESQAAFEDVSFDEMLETIGRFNDELIRAGVLLAAEGLDDAGQGVVVDLSADVPVVTDGPYGETKELFGGYYVLDVASKEEAVEWAKRLPYSGPGAKVEVRRVTTIDEFPQDNEWIRKERAWREATGQL
- a CDS encoding tRNA (cytidine(34)-2'-O)-methyltransferase, which encodes MPHVVFYEPRIPGNTGNAIRLAAVTGARLHLVEPLGFDLDEPKLRRAGLDYHDLAAVEVHADLDAALATLPGRVFAFTTRATTSFTDVTYRPDDVLLFGPEPTGLPDDVLAHERITDQLKIPMLPGRRSLNLTNAASIAVYEAWRQTGFTGGA
- a CDS encoding dihydrodipicolinate synthase family protein; protein product: MTAPTTPAAAPATPRLADDVAALLRAGTVIPAQPLALDADRRLDERRQRALTRYYHAAGAGGVAVGVHTTQFEIREHGLLRPVLELAAEVSRATVAGDAPAGSLHAGPRPLVQVAGAAGDVRQAVAEAELAASLGYDAVLLAPRVPGLTGSREEVERVLLDRARAVGEVLPVIGFYLQEAIGGPRLSVGFWREYASIEAVVAIKAAPFHRYRTIDVLRGVAASGRGDEIALYTGNDDAIVADLTQRLDVPVTDAEGRASTFTARFAGGLLGQWAVWTRGAVETLALAHAAHGIGPDGEVTVPDAAALATLTARAAGLTDANAAVFDAAHDFAGVIAGVHEVLRRQGLLAGIWCLDPDETLSPGQADELTRVTASYPWLAAADDALVAEHLEAWLR
- a CDS encoding LysR family transcriptional regulator, producing MLDVHRLRIFRSVVASGSVQAAAATLGYTPSAVSQHVAALQRETGLTLLERAGRGVRPTASGLALAAQADGVLARLGEAEAVVADLRAGRTGSLSLAYFASVGAAWLPHVVRRLTADFPGVRLDLSLRETIPDDPDERADVQLVVAPRGFDPGSGFRTHHLLDDPYVVVLRDDHHLAHRDEVELVELRDERWVDNDFARGWCRRNLVEACTAAGFSPPFHVEAHDYPTAIAFVGAGVGVTVLPALGAAHLPPGLLAVPVVRPAPVRSIHAVLRDAVVGTPPARAVLDTLHEVAGARVDLAGSRST
- a CDS encoding hydroxyacid dehydrogenase, whose protein sequence is MTGAPGVETVAEPGPGTEARAVVAVAPWLRAELFAPDAWERLAGAGPFDVVDDPRALGAALDRLSPAARERVDALVISWGTPPLDADLLDRLPGLRLVAHTGASVKPFVTPALWARGVRVTQAGQAMARPVAEVSVTFALALLHQVPAFHNALHDGVPWADAEAAPPRYEIAGTRVGVVGASRTGRAAIAVLRALGAEVVVADPTLSPADAAALGATLVGLHELLATSRVTMLHAPVLPETHHLLGAHELALLPDHAGLVNTARSWLTDEHALVRELASGRISAALDVYDAEPLPEDHPLRRLRNVLLTPHHAAATVQGRLGQGAIVVDELARFRAGEPLVHEVREADLDRMG
- a CDS encoding DMT family transporter, whose amino-acid sequence is MTAPETAAPSVVDPSDAAPGPLPGAAPVPRAGVLVVAAVAVTVVLWASAFIGVRAAGHDYAPGALALGRQLAGSVGLTVIVAVRWWRSGRRPVLPRGRVLVAVLAWGVGWFSLYNLALNAAEQHLDAGTTALLVNVAPVLVAVLAGLLLGEGFPRRLLVGMAAAFAGVAVIAAATSSGDRDVVGVALGLAAAVLYAGAATSQKRLLARVDALTMTWVGCLAGTVALLPFAPALAADAGSAPASSTWAVVLLGLGPTAVAFTTWGYALSRLSAGRAAATTYLVPPIVVVLSWLVLAEVPAPVTLAGGALCLAGVAVATLPRRRVGPAPRVPDAGA
- a CDS encoding RNA polymerase sigma factor gives rise to the protein MSAPDAGAGPGVGPSQTDPGRRAVEAVWRIESARIVGALARYTGDFALAEDVAQEALAEALVAWPRDGVPRNPSGWLLTVGRRRAIDAFRRRAALDERYASLAHGLGEGAVVTGGPPSDPTGGAGADLPWDPDQVDDDVLALMFVACHPVLSPEARVALTLRVVGGLSSDEVARAFLVPTATVQARITRAKKTLAAAGVPFGVPPADERRERLGSVLHVLYVIFTEGSTATTGEDWLRPDLAHEALRLARVLAGLVPDEHEAHSLVALLELTAARFPARTTSDGEPVLLADQDRRHWDRSAIRRGRAALARADAVGPPGHGRGAYGLQAAIAECHAVAPSVDETDWDRVVLLYEALGRLAPSPVVELNRAVAVAMAHGPAAALPIVDELVATDRLPGFHLLPSVRAELLGRLGRVEEARAEYELAVRLCPNAREQDLLRRKAAALGA
- a CDS encoding YybH family protein, whose product is MAEAVHREAVTAWVAAYEVAWRASDTTAVGRLFTPDATYLRSPYDEEPLRGHEEIRGFWTADEGATFRVTAEPVAVEWPDAVVRLEVRYLAPEEQEYRDLWVLRFAPDGRVAHFEEWPYWPGRTYTASDGS